A stretch of the Macaca thibetana thibetana isolate TM-01 chromosome X, ASM2454274v1, whole genome shotgun sequence genome encodes the following:
- the RTL5 gene encoding retrotransposon Gag-like protein 5: MSEAAGNLNSLRMANVALREELNALRGENANLGLQLGRALAEVNSLRGNVSSYIRWPVPIVPVLAEENLEFALSEIEAIPGGELPFLCRPPPRAEPDCISDDLLINVIQDRSTPDGPADPPLLPIPPPPALPPPASKEPPPQPPLPPLEWPEIEPFSGDPVYLAEFLMQLETFIADHEDHFPGGAERVAFLISFFTGEAKDWAISVTQEGSPLHANFPRFLDEIRKEFCGPIPPRVAKKAIRKLKQGHCTLGSYADAFQFLAQFLSWDDCHLQNQFLKGLSEFFRKELLWSTEMADLDELILECVEIERKVRVPKPIPLPGVRNILFPFAPNEEESEDEEYYSEDEDQEARRHRLHPKDQRNRMRAFQQEMEKEEEEMKKEEEMKKEEEEKEEEEEEMKQKEEEEEIRNKNEEEGESKDEEDEDEDGGQKPEREPQQEPGTEETYGEVEEEPLDEAQDDDLDELMEMEPTFVHASSQTSGPTNGYHAENFLGASPPIIQPSRRRNQNRVPLLEGLPGTNSPFYSSPPLIRRTGRLGQRQVRRRPPVLFRLTPRQGGHRAARGRIRV, from the coding sequence ATGTCTGAGGCGGCAGGAAATCTCAACAGCCTCCGCATGGCGAATGTGGCCCTGCGCGAAGAATTAAATGCCCTTCGCGGGGAGAATGCCAATTTGGGCCTCCAGCTCGGGAGAGCCCTGGCCGAGGTTAATTCCTTGCGGGGCAATGTCTCCAGCTACATCCGTTGGCCAGTACCCATAGTGCCTGTCCTTGCGGAGGAGAACTTGGAGTTCGCGCTCAGTGAGATCGAAGCCATTCCCGGGGGAGAACTGCCCTTCTTGTGCCGGCCTCCCCCACGCGCGGAGCCCGACTGTATCTCGGATGATCTTTTGATTAACGTGATCCAGGATCGCAGCACCCCCGACGGGCCCGCTGATCCCCCTCTGCTGCCCATCCCGCCCCCGCCGGCGCTGCCTCCGCCTGCGTCAAAGGAGCCGCCCCCGCAGCCCCCTCTGCCACCGCTGGAGTGGCCTGAGATAGAGCCCTTTTCAGGCGACCCAGTCTACCTGGCTGAATTCCTGATGCAGCTAGAGACCTTCATAGCCGACCATGAGGATCATTTTCCCGGGGGCGCCGAGCGGGTGGCCTTTCTGATCTCCTTTTTCACTGGCGAAGCCAAGGACTGGGCCATCTCGGTCACCCAGGAAGGAAGCCCCTTGCATGCCAACTTCCCGCGCTTCCTGGATGAAATCCGTAAGGAATTCTGTGGCCCCATCCCCCCACGTGTGGCTAAAAAGGCCATTCGCAAGCTCAAGCAGGGCCACTGTACCCTCGGCAGCTATGCAGATGCTTTTCAGTTCCTGGCCCAATTCTTGTCTTGGGATGACTGCCACCTCCAAAACCAGTTCCTCAAAGGCCTGTCGGAATTCTTCCGCAAAGAGCTCTTATGGTCAACAGAAATGGCCGACCTAGATGAGCTGATTCTCGAATGTGTGGAGATAGAAAGAAAAGTGCGCGTTCCCAAGCCTATCCCGCTCCCTGGGGTTCGAAATATCCTCTTCCCTTTTGCTCCCAATGAGGAAGAAAGTGAAGATGAAGAGTACTACAGTGAAGATGAAGACCAGGAGGCACGCAGGCACAGGCTTCACCCCAAAGACCAGAGGAATCGCATGAGGGCTTTTCAGCaagagatggagaaggaggaggaggagatgaagaaggaggaagaaatgaagaaggaagaggaggagaaggaggaggaggaagaggaaatgaaacagaaagaggaggaggaggagataagGAACaagaatgaggaggaaggagagagtaaggatgaagaagatgaagatgaggatgGGGGCCAGAAACCAGAGCGGGAGCCACAGCAGGAGCCAGGGACTGAGGAGACCTATGGTGAGGTGGAGGAGGAGCCACTGGATGAGGCCCAAGATGATGATCTAGATGAGCTAATGGAGATGGAGCCGACCTTTGTTCACGCCTCATCCCAGACTTCTGGCCCCACAAATGGTTACCACGCCGAAAACTTCCTGGGTGCATCGCCTCCCATAATACAGCCTAGCAGACGGAGGAACCAGAATCGAGTCCCACTTCTGGAAGGCCTTCCAGGCACCAATTCACCATTCTACAGCTCCCCCCCACTGATTCGCCGCACAGGTCGCTTAGGGCAACGCCAAGTTCGAAGACGCCCCCCCGTGCTTTTCCGCCTCACTCCGAGACAGGGGGGCCACCGAGCTGCTCGTGGCCGAATTCGAGTGTGA
- the NHSL2 gene encoding NHS-like protein 2: MRRRGAGGTKVRRLGAGQAGPHPPGRARRAALWAEGPAARPRARYLVAGAGEGGRRHGARRRQAEDAGDTAAAATGRAGRGERSGREHTAAGSVEEKSCAAANSGRENATATAHSRSSWRQPVNVFLSSGRPPSVEELLREAQLNLQSLLQEEYEEQYSEARLVGQTFRSSDEATKPTPNPRPQSARRLEFVLMPTKRQLSEDETTTQGVRAPEASLSLSTTADKQTAWNNLFPLPILEEKRWPQPCSTQSDIVPINISGQQFDKHASLRHSLFNTETAVNPKSTLRRRRTIIGFSNFSQRDQGHSNSPAGSVAHSTTSDIRPSHSILEGVHGRVAVGQDARFPSLTSPGLRTPSSEPDEPHQARSGPNPPGMESMGMVYSVPSSCNGPTESTFSTSWKGDAFTYMTPSATSQSNQVNENGKNPSCGNSWVSLDKVPPLVPKEAATLLVARDNPAGCSGSAGYPEHLIQRRHMPERPSKIGLLTSGTTRLETGPSGASRFRERSLSVPTDSGTTDVDYDEEQKANEACALPFASTSSEGSNSADNIASLSAQQEAQHRRQRSKSISLRKAKKKPSPPTRSVSLVKDEPGLLPEGGSALPKDQRPKSLCLSLEHQGHHSSHPDAQGHPAVPNHKDPEGTQFSHHWYLTDWKSGDTYQSLSSSSTATGTTVIECTQVQGSSESLASPSTSRATTPSQLSIEVEAREISSPGRPPGLMSPSSGYSSQSETPTPTVSMSLTLGHLPPPSSSVRVRPVVPERKSSLPPTSPMEKFPKSRLSFDLPLTSSPNLDLSGMSISIRSKTKVSRHHSETNFGVKLAQKTNPNQPIMPMVTQSDLRSVRLRSVSKSEPEDDIESPDCAEESRAEEVFTLPERKTKPPVAEKPPVARRPPSLVHKPPSVPEEYALTSPTLAMLPRSSIQHARPLPQDSYTVVRKPKSSSFPDGRSPGESTAPSSLVFTPFASSSGAFFSGTQQPPQGSVEDEGPKVRALPERISLQSQEEAEKKKGKIPPPVPKKPSVLYLPLTSPTAQMEAYVAEPRLPLSPIITLEEDAKCPPTSDDLQSLGQRVTSTPQADSEREASPLGSSVEPGTEEKSLISDKTAEWIVEDDDDVFVASRTTEDLFTVIHRSKRKLLGWKEPGEAFVGGRTSSHSPIKNTAESPISESTATTGSGSSANLDAGRNDDFKALLQKKGSKATPRSRPSAAELLKTTNPLARRIIAQFSKDYETTDNPST, translated from the exons ATGCGGCGGCGGGGCGCGGGAGGGACCAAAGTGCGGCGGCTGGGCGCGGGACAGGCCGGGCCACACCCACCGGGGCGAGCTCGGAGGGCGGCGCTCTGGGCGGAGGGCCCGGCGGCTCGGCCCAGGGCGCGTTACCTCGTCGCCGGGGCCGGAGAGGGCGGGCGGCGGCACGGGGCCCGGAGGCGCCAGGCGGAAGATGCGGGCGacacggcggcggcggcgaccgGGCGGGCGGGCAGGGGCGAGCGGAGCGGGAGGGAGCACACTGCAGCAGGATCTGTCGAGGAAAAATCTTGCG CTGCAGCTAACTCGGGTCGGGAAAATGCGACAGCGACTGCCCACTCGAGGTCGTCATGGCGACAGCCAGTGAACGTGTTCCTCTCCTCGGGCAGGCCCCCGAGTGTAGAGGAGCTGCTTCGCGAGGCGCAGCTCAATCTCCAGAGCCTGTTGCAAG AAGAATATGAGGAACAGTATTCGGAGGCCAGACTTGTGGGGCAGACCTTCCGCTCTTCTGATGAGGCCACTAAGCCCACCCCCAACCCAAGGCCCCAGTCTGCCAGGCGTCTGGAGTTTGTATTGATG CCTACAAAACGGCAGCTGAGCGAGGATGAGACTACCACCCAGGGTGTGAGGGCCCCCGAGGCCTCCCTGAGCCTGTCTACCACAGCCGACAAGCAAACTGCCTGGAATAACCTCTTCCCTCTGCCCATCCTAGAGGAGAAGCGGTGGCCTCAGCCTTGCTCCACGCAGTCTGACATTGTGCCCATCAACATCTCTG GGCAGCAGTTTGATAAACATGCAAGTTTGCGACACTCGTTGTTTAACACAGAGACAGCCGTGAACCCCAAGTCCACCCTGAGGCGGAGGCGGACCATTATTGGATTCTCTAACTTTTCCCAACGAGATCAAG GTCACAGCAACAGCCCAGCAGGCAGTGTGGCCCACTCTACCACCTCTGACATCAGGCCCAGTCACTCAATTCTGGAAGGAGTTCATGGAAGAGTTGCAGTTGGTCAGGATGCTCGGTTCCCAAGTCTCACCTCGCCAGGACTGAGAACTCCTTCCAGTGAGCCGGACGAACCTCACCAGGCGCGGAGTGGCCCAAACCCTCCTGGCATGGAGAGCATGGGAATGGTGTACAGTGTCCCCAGTTCTTGCAATGGACCTACAGAATCAACCTTCTCCACTTCCTGGAAGGGAGATGCTTTTACCTACATGACTCCAAGTGCcaccagccagagcaatcaagtcaatgaaaatgggaaaaatcCTTCCTGTGGGAATTCTTGGGTCTCTCTAGACAAAGTCCCACCTCTGGTTCCTAAGGAGGCTGCTACCCTCCTTGTTGCTCGTGATAACCCAGCAGGATGCAGTGGGTCAGCTGGCTACCCTGAGCACCTTATTCAGCGAAGGCACATGCCTGAAAGACCCTCCAAGATTGGCCTTCTGACCAGTGGGACCACAAGGCTGGAGACAGGCCCCAGCGGGGCCAGCAGATTCCGGGAGCGGTCACTGTCTGTGCCCACAGACTCAGGCACCACAGATGTGGACTATGATGAGGAGCAGAAGGCCAATGAGGCCTGTGCCCTGCCTTTTGCCAGTACAAGCTCTGAGGGCAGTAACAGTGCTGACAACATCGCCTCCCTTAGTGCCCAGCAAGAGGCCCAGCACAGAAGGCAGAGGTCCAAGAGTATCTCACTTAGGAAGGCCAAAAAGAAGCCTTCCCCACCCACGCGCAGTGTCTCACTGGTCAAAGATGAGCCAGGCCTCTTGCCTGAAGGTGGGTCAGCACTACCCAAGGACCAGAGGCCCAAGAGCCTTTGCCTCTCCTTGGAACACCAAGGACATCACTCGTCCCACCCAGATGCTCAGGGTCACCCAGCTGTTCCAAACCACAAAGATCCAGAAGGTACACAATTCTCCCACCACTGGTATCTTACTGACTGGAAGTCTGGTGACACCTACCAATCCCTGTCCAGCTCCAGCACTGCCACTGGCACCACAGTCATTGAGTGCACCCAGGTTCAGGGCAGCTCAGAGTCTCTTGCCTCACCTTCCACCTCCAGAGCCACTACACCTTCCCAACTCTCCATTGAAGTGGAGGCCAGGGAGATATCCTCCCCGGGAAGGCCCCCTGGACTGATGTCACCCTCCAGTGGCTACTCCAGCCAGTCAGAAACACCAACACCTACTGTTTCCATGTCCCTGACCCTGGGCCACTTACCCCCTCCAAGCAGCAGTGTCCGAGTACGTCCAGTGGTACCTGAGAGGAAGTCATCACTACCCCCAACGTCACCAATGGAGAAATTTCCCAAGTCACGGCTATCATTTGACCTACCACTGACCTCTTCACCCAACCTGGATCTGTCTGGGATGAGTATCTCCATCCGAAGCAAAACCAAGGTGAGTCGGCACCACTCAGAGACAAATTTTGGTGTCAAGCTGGCCCAAAAAACTAATCCCAACCAGCCAATCATGCCTATGGTTACTCAGTCCGACCTACGTTCTGTTCGCCTGAGGTCGGTCAGCAAGTCTGAGCCGGAAGATGACATTGAGAGCCCTGACTGTGCTGAGGAATCCAGAGCAGAAGAAGTCTTCACCTTgccagagagaaagacaaaacCTCCCGTAGCTGAGAAGCCTCCGGTGGCCCGGAGGCCTCCAAGCTTGGTCCACAAGCCACCATCTGTTCCTGAGGAGTATGCGCTAACTTCACCAACTTTGGCTATGCTCCCCAGGAGCTCAATTCAACATGCGAGACCACTCCCTCAAGACAGCTACACGGTAGTGCGGAAACCAAAGTCCTCCAGCTTCCCAGATGGCAGAAGCCCAGGGGAGTCAACAGCACCCTCATCTCTTGTTTTCACGCCTTTTGCCAGTTCCTCTGGTGCTTTCTTCTCAGGAACACAGCAGCCTCCCCAGGGAAGTGTGGAGGACGAGGGCCCCAAGGTGAGGGCCCTGCCTGAAAGAATTAGCCTCCAGAGCCAGGAAGAAgctgagaaaaagaaaggcaagattCCACCTCCCGTACCAAAAAAACCCAGCGTGCTGTACCTGCCTCTGACTTCTCCCACAGCTCAAATGGAGGCCTATGTGGCAGAACCAAGGCTGCCTCTCAGCCCCATCATCACCCTGGAGGAAGACGCCAAGTGTCCCCCCACCAGCGATGACCTGCAATCACTTGGTCAAAGGGTGACTTCAACTCCTCAGGCTGACAGTGAAAGGGAGGCAAGCCCTCTGG GGAGTTCCGTGGAACCAGGCACCgaagaaaaaagtttaatcaGTGATAAAACAGCCGAATGGATTGTGGAGGATGATGATGACGTGTTTGTGGCTTCACGCACAACTGAAGATTTATTTACTGTGATACACAG GTCCAAAAGGAAGCTGCTCGGCTGGAAGGAACCTGGTGAGGCCTTTGTGGGTGGCAGAACAAGTTCCCACTCACCAATAAAGAACACAGCTGAGTCTCCAATCAGTGAGTCTACCGCCACCACAGGGTCAGGCAGCAGTGCCAACCTAGATGCTGGCAGAAATGACGATTTCAAGGCCTTGCTACAGAAGAAGGGAAGTAAGGCAACTCCAAGGTCTCGTCCCTCAGCAGCTGAACTGCTGAAGACCACTAACCCACTGGCTCGGAGAATTATTGCACAATTTTCAAAAGACTATGAAACCACCGATAACCCCAGTACCTAA
- the LOC126946306 gene encoding LOW QUALITY PROTEIN: TPT1-like protein (The sequence of the model RefSeq protein was modified relative to this genomic sequence to represent the inferred CDS: inserted 1 base in 1 codon), producing the protein MIIYWDLINDNEMFSDSYKIREITDRLCLEVEGKIVSRTEGYIFDLLIGGNASAEGPGGKGTESTVITGVNIVMNHHPPETSFTKEAYNKCIKDYMKSIKGKLEEQRPKRIKPFMTGAAEQIKHILANLKNYXENMNPDGCSADYHGDGVTQYMIFFKDGLEIEKC; encoded by the exons ATGATTATCTACTGGGACCTCATCAACGACAATGAGATGTTCTCCGACAGCTACAAGATCCGGGAGATCACAGACAGGCTGTGCCTGGAGGTGGAGGGGAAGATAGTCAGTAGGACAGAAGGTTACATTTTTGACTTGCTCATTGGTGGAAATGCCTCCGCTGAAGGCCCTGGGGGCAAAGGTACCGAAAGCACAGTAATCACTGGTGTCAATATTGTCATGAATCATCACCCGCCAGAAACAAGCTTCACAAAAGAAGCCTACAATAAGTGCATCAAAGATTACATGAAATCAATCAAAGGCAAACTGGAAGAACAAagaccaaaaagaataaaacctttTATGACAGGGGCTGCAGAACAAATCAAGCACATccttgctaatttaaaaaact GAGAAAACATGAATCCAGATGGTTGCTCTGCGGACTACCATGGGGATGGTGTGACTCAATATATGATTTTCTTTAAGGATGGCttagaaattgaaaaatgttaa